The Notoacmeibacter ruber DNA segment AAGCGCTCGTTTCACAGGCCAAAGCCGGTTCGGCGATCGTCGTCCTGACCCACGATCATGCACTGGATTTCATGATCATATCGGAGGCGATGCAGCGCGACGATCTCGCTTATATCGGCATGATCGGCTCCAAAACGAAACGCGCCACCTTCGCAAGCCATTGGCTTGATAAAGGTGGCGCGTCAGAAAAACTGAAAGAGCTGATCTGCCCGATAGGCGGAAGCGCCGTCAGCGACAAGCGCCCCGAAGTTATCGCCGCCATGGTCGCGGCGGAGATCACTCAGTCTCTAATCAGCTTTGAAGTTTAGGCGTCCGGCCCGACTTCCGTCTTGTCCGACGAATCGGCATTGAGTCCACCGAACTGCTCCGGCCCGATCTTCTCGTAAAGGTGAAGCTGCGTTTCAAGGAAATCGACGTGCCCTTCCTCGTCACGAAGCAATTCCTCGAAAAGCTTCATGGAGACGTAATCGCCGAGCTCGTTGCAGATTTCGCGGGATTCCTTGTAGGCCTTCACCGCATCCAGCTCGCCGGCCAGATCGGCCTCGAGCACTTCCTTGACATTCTGCCCGATCCGCAGCGGTGCCACCGACTGCAGGTTCGGATGACCTTCGAGGAACACGATCCGGTCGATCAGACGGTCGGCGTGCTGCATTTCTTCGATGCTCTCTTCCCGCTCCTTCTTGGCCAGCTTCGTGAAGCCCCAATCATTGAGGAGACGGTAATGCACCCAGTACTGGTTAATCGCGCCCAGCTCCATGAAGAGCGCCTCATTGAGGCGCTCGATCACACGCTCATGACCTTTCATAAAAACCCCTTAAAACCCGTGACTTATTTAGGCTACGCGAACAGACGCTGACCGAGCTCGCGCTTCGCGGCGCTTCTGCTCCACCAGGGCGTGTTTTGTACGCAACCGACCAATAAAGTCTACGACGTCGGCGGCCGGGGTTGCAAGGCGTTCATGGTAGGCTTCGGTTGTTTCCACGATCAGATCGACGACCGCCGGGAAGCACCCGCAGCAGCGGCCACGTTTTTCCATGGCATGATAAACCTGCACGGGCACAATGAGCCGCCAGGGATCCTGATCCAGCATTTCTGTGATGACGTCACGGATCTCCTGAGACGTAATCAGGTTGCAGCTGCAGACAAGCACGGCAAAATCCTCGGTCTGGTACCCCGCAGAAATATGCTCGGCATAAAGCTGTGTCAAAATGTCTAGTTTGGAATTGCTCTAATGTACTGCCTGTATTAAATAGGGAGAACAAGACGGAGGTGTGGAAGCGACCATGCGACTGACCAAGCAGACCAACTACGCGATACGCATGATGATGTATTGCACTGCCGACCCGGACGGCCTGAGCAGAATTCCCGATATCGCCAAGTCGGCAGAGGTCCCGGAGCTCTACCTCTTCAAAATCCTCAAGCCTTTGGTCGAAGCCGGCCTCATGAAGACCGTTCGCGGTCGAAAGGGCGGTGTCTGTCTGGCCAGGCCAGCCGAAGAGATCACCCTATTCGACATTGTACGGGTGACCGAGGAAGGTTTCTTCATGGCCGATTGCTTCGAGGAAGGCGACACACACTGCCCCCTCGTTGATCATTGCAGCCTGAACGCGGCGCTTCGGGAAGCTCTCAACGCATTCCTGGAAGTTCTCAGTCGCCATACGCTTGCCGAGCTTGTGAGGCAAAAGCCCGAACTTACCGATCTTTTCGGTCTGCGCGTCGCTTAACACCCGAGACAGATTGCGCCACGACCAACGCGAACGTGTTGAGCGATTGCGGCGTAGCCGGTCGCGCTATTGACAAAACATTACCTTCACGATCATCTTTAAACGAAATCGACACCGCGATGCGTTCGCGGGTCCGTTCGCCAAAAGACCGACTGTGAAGGACATTGGTATGAGATGGGGCTATCTGCTCACGGCCGCGGTAGCGAGCGTGGGCGTTTTTTCTGCGGGCGCGATTGCGCAAGAGGCAAAACCGGCGACGGCGGAACAAAAGAGCCTCACTCTGGAGCTCAATTCCGTCTCATCTCAGGCGAACAATTCGTGCCGCATGACCTTCGTCGCCCATAACGGTATCGAGGCAGATCTGGAATCGGCCGGCTTCGAGGTTGTGCTCTTCGACAAGAAGGGTCTGGTCAACCGTATGACTGTTTTCGATTTCGGCGCCCTGCCGAATGGCAAGACATTGGTAAAGCGTTTCGATTTACCTGAAACGGACTGCGCCGATCTTTCGAGGGTTCTCGTCAACGGTGTCGCGCGATGCGAAGGAGCCGGCATCGACAGCAAGAACTGTGCGAACGCCATCGCGACCCGAAACAAGACCGATCTGACCTTCGGCAGCTAAGGGGCCTGAACATGAATATTATCAGCCTTTTCGCGCCGATCCGTTCTTTTTTGGCGCTGGGCGGTCCGGTGGTCGCCATCCTCGCCATTATCTCGGTCATCTCACTGGCATTGATCCTTCTGAAACTGACCGGTTTCGGCCACGCCCGGATCGGACAGACCTCCCGCGCGCGCCACGCCATCGCCCTTTACCGGCAAGGAAAGGCTGCGGAAGCCGAAGCCTATGCAGCAAAAGGCCGTAGTGGCGCTGCACAAGCCGTTGCGCTGGCTCTCGCCATGCAGCGCGATACGCGTTTTTCAAAGACGCAGATCGAAGAAGAAATCGCCCGCTTCGCAACCGAGCATCTGCACAAGCATCAGTCGGGCTTTCGCTTCCTCGACGCTGTCGTTCAGATCGCGCCGCTTCTGGGGCTGTTCGGAACGGTGCTGGGCATGATCGAAGCCTTTCAGAAGCTCCAGCAAGCCGGCAACTCCGTCGATCCGTCCATTCTGGCCGGTGGCATATGGGTCGCGCTTTTGACGACCGCCGCTGGACTTGCCGTGGCAATGCCGGTCTCGGTTATCCTGACCTTCCTAGAGCAACGGCTGGAAAACGACCGGGTAGCGATCGAAACGCTGGCAACGGAAGTCCTGGCACCGCAATTGCCATCAATATCCGGCGCGAATTCGAATGCCGACGGGTCGGCCCGCCTGAGCGGACAGGCCGCCCATGCGTATTGACGCTGCCATCCGCCGCAGAAAACGAATGTCGATGACGTCGCTCATCGACGTGATCTTTCTCCTGCTGCTGTTCTTCATGCTTTCATCGACCTTCTCGCGCTTTGCCGAGGTGCCGATCGGCTCGGCTGGCAATGCCGGAACCGGCGCCAACCGCCCGGACATCGTCGCGACGATCGATGCCGAAGGCGTGCAGATCAATGGCGAACAGGTTCCGGCGGACAGGATCGCCGACCGCCTCGCTTCACTGCGGGAGGCGGGGGCCGCTTCGGCGACCCTCTTCACCCGAGATGGCGCCACATCGCAGACACTCGTTGCAACCCTGGAGCGTTTCAGAGCCTCCGGAATCGAAACAGCCCTCGCCAGATAGACCGATGGTCAAGCTCAACCCTCCCTATACAAAGCCGCGTGAGGCGGACAGCACGATCGCGCTGATCAACATCGTCTTCCTGATGCTGATCTTCTTTCTGATCGCCGGTACACTGACCCCACCCGTCGACAGGGCACTCGATCCCGTAACCACGGAAGAGGCCACGCCGGGTGCCCCACCGGATGCATTGGCCATTGGCGCGGATGGCACGATGACCTGGCGCGGACAGCCGGTGACGCTGGAAGAGACCCTCGCGGCTCATGAGCGGAGCGGAATCGGCGCTGACGCGCCCCTCCGCATCCTTGTCGACCAATCCTTGCCAGCACCCGATCTTGTGGACCGGCTTGCCGAACTCCGCAGAGCCGGTCTGACCAATCTCGTCCTCGTCACCGAACGGGAGCAGAATTGATGGCTGGCAGACGGGCCTGGACAGTGGCGATCGTAGTCTCCTCGGCTCTGCATCTGGCGGGCTTTACCAGCCTGCCGGAGGAGGAAGAACTCGTTCAGGTCGAAGGTGGCAGCGGCGGCGCCGTGACGATGGCCGGTGACAGTTTCACCGACGCCGTGGCCGAAGGCGAGGAAAGCGACGTTCTTGAACCCACCGAGATTGCCGAGACGAATCCCGAAGCCGCTCCCGTAACACCGGAGTTGGAAAGCGACGTCTCCGAAGCCGAAATGCCGGAGACGGCAAGCGAGGCAGCGCCGGAAACCCTCCTCGCGGAAACGTCGCAGCAGACGCCTGCCGTGACCGAAAGCGCGATAGAAACGGTGCCGGTTGCTCCTGCGGAGGCGACTGAAGACATTACCGAAACAGAAACGGTCGAGCCGGCAGAGATGGCGGCGGTTTCCGCCACAGAGCCACTGGAAACCATCACGGAAACCGTTCAGATTCCGCTCCCTAAAGCTCGCCCGGCCTATACGCCGCCGCCCAAGCCAAAGCGTGCCGCGACGCCGCGCAAGACCAAGCAGCAAGCCAAACGAAGCAGTTCCAAGCCACGCCAGACGGCGAGCGGCAACCGGGGCAATTCGGCCCGCAACGCCAAGCGCTCATCCAGCGCCGGAGCGGCGAGGAGGTCGTCCAGCAAAGGCAATGCCGCCGTCGCAAACTACCCGGGCAAGGTGCAAAGCCGCGTTCGCCGTGCCGCCCGGGCATCGGGCCGTGCATCGGGCACGGCAGTGGTGTCGTTCACCGTCTCCGCCAATGGACGCGCGAGCGGCATTCGACTGGCGCGAAGCTCTGGCTCTTCCGCCGGTGATCGTGCGGCACTGGCAGCCGTCCGGCGCGCGTCGCCCTTTCCGCCGATCCCACCCGGCGCAGGCCGTGGCAGCTGGTCCTTTTCGGTCCCGATCGCGTTCCGCTAGCGTCGGAGACTCTCGGCCAAACGTTCCCATGCGATTTCGGATGCAGGCAGGCCCAGGCGCAACATGTTGGGGTCCTGCTCGAAGCGACGCACCCAGATTCCGTTCTGACCAAGACGTTGAAAGAGCGCGTCGGCGCGACCGTCATGGATCGTACGGAACAGGGGACTTTCGCCCGCCGGCCTATAGGCCGACTTTGCAAGAAGCGCATCGAGACGCTCCTGCGCTTTCGCCAGTCGTCGTCGCTGCTCGTTCTGCCAATGTACGTTTGCCAGCGCTTCGCGACCGACAGCAATCGCCGGCCCGGAGACCGGCCACGGGCCAAGACGTGACGTCAGCCGGTTCGCAAGCGCTTCACCCGCGACAGCGAAACCGAGGCGCAGACCGGCGAGTCCATAAAACTTGCCGAAGGACCGGAGTACCGCAATGCGCCGGCCCTCTACCGTTTCCGCAAGTGAGAATTGGGCCGCGCCGGCGACACTGTCCATGAAGGCTTCGTCGACCACGAGCAGTCCGCCGCGTCTCTCCATCTCGTCGGCGACTTGCAGCAGGCGTTCGCGGCTTGTCAGAGATCCAGTCGGATTGTTCGGATTGACGACGATGACGAGCCGCGCCGCATCGGACAGATTGTCCCACTCTCCGAACGGCAAAACGCCATGGCCCGCCTGCATGCATAGACGTGCATGCTCTTGATAGGTCGGGCTCAGAATTGCCGCCTCAGCTGGCGGGACCGACGCGGCGAGCGCCGCCATTAAAGGCTGGGTCCCGGTGGCCGGGACGATCTGAGCAGGCTCGGCGCCATAAGCGGAGGCCGCTGCCTGCCGAAGAGAATCGATCTCGCTCCCCTCAGGAAGGCGCGTCCAGACCTCGCTGTCAAAAGGCGGCAACGGATAGGGATAAGGGCTGATCCCCGTTGAAAGATCGATCCAGGGTTTTGGCGCGTCCGGAAACAGCCGGTTCGCTTCGGACAGATCGCCGCCATGATGAACAGCGGCTACCGGCCCGGAAGCGTCGGCCGAAGGGAGACCTGCTTTTACATAACCCTGCACGTGTGTTCCAGGCTCAACGGGCATTGTGAAGCAGACCGTCAATGTCGCAATGAAGTTCCAGATGATCGGCCAGTCCGTCGAGCGCGGCTTCCACCCCCTGCTCGAAGGCGGGCAGGCGGCTGTCGCCGCCGAGACGACGCAGGAAGGCCTTTCGGAAAGCGTCATTGGCGAAGATGCCATGCAGATACGTTCCGATAATGCGCCCGTCGGCGCTCACCGCACCCTCTTCGGTGCCATCCGACAGATAGGCGAAGGGTCGCCCGCGATCGGGGCCATCCGTCGTCCCCATATGCATTTCGTACCCGTCTAGCGGGAGATCACCGTCCCGGCTTCGGCCATGGACCTCGCTCAGGCGCTTCTCGGTCGCGATCACCGTCTCCAGATCGAGGAGGCCGAGACCTTCCAGTCGCTCGGGTCCGCCCTCCGCGCCCGCAGGGTCGCTGATGCTCCGACCAAGCATCTGATATCCGCCACAAAGGCCGACAATGGCGCCGCCCCGGCGGGAATGAGCGATGATATCGTGCAGCAGTCCGCTCTCATGGAGCACGGATAGATCGCTGAGAGTGGCTTTCGATCCGGGCAGAATAACGCAATCGAGATGGGCCGGCAGCGCCTCATGCGGCGCGATCCGCAGAAGATTGACGTCCGGCTCGGCCGCAAGCGGGTCGAAATCGTCAAAGTTGGAAATCGATGGCAGCGCGATCATCGCGATATTGAGGGTGGCTTCGGCCTTTTCCTTCACCCGTGCGCGCAATGCCAACGCATCTTCGGCGGGAAGCCGCGCGGCATCCTCGTAATGGGGGATGAGCCCGAATGAGCGCCAACCGGTCCGCTGCTCGATTTCCTTGATTCCGGCGTCGAAAAGGGAGGGATCGCCACGGAATCGATTGACCAGAAAACCGCAAATCTGCGCCGCGTCCGCCATGTCG contains these protein-coding regions:
- a CDS encoding energy transducer TonB family protein, which translates into the protein MAGRRAWTVAIVVSSALHLAGFTSLPEEEELVQVEGGSGGAVTMAGDSFTDAVAEGEESDVLEPTEIAETNPEAAPVTPELESDVSEAEMPETASEAAPETLLAETSQQTPAVTESAIETVPVAPAEATEDITETETVEPAEMAAVSATEPLETITETVQIPLPKARPAYTPPPKPKRAATPRKTKQQAKRSSSKPRQTASGNRGNSARNAKRSSSAGAARRSSSKGNAAVANYPGKVQSRVRRAARASGRASGTAVVSFTVSANGRASGIRLARSSGSSAGDRAALAAVRRASPFPPIPPGAGRGSWSFSVPIAFR
- a CDS encoding (2Fe-2S)-binding protein — translated: MTQLYAEHISAGYQTEDFAVLVCSCNLITSQEIRDVITEMLDQDPWRLIVPVQVYHAMEKRGRCCGCFPAVVDLIVETTEAYHERLATPAADVVDFIGRLRTKHALVEQKRREARARSASVRVA
- the bfr gene encoding bacterioferritin, which produces MKGHERVIERLNEALFMELGAINQYWVHYRLLNDWGFTKLAKKEREESIEEMQHADRLIDRIVFLEGHPNLQSVAPLRIGQNVKEVLEADLAGELDAVKAYKESREICNELGDYVSMKLFEELLRDEEGHVDFLETQLHLYEKIGPEQFGGLNADSSDKTEVGPDA
- the cobD gene encoding threonine-phosphate decarboxylase CobD, with translation MQGYVKAGLPSADASGPVAAVHHGGDLSEANRLFPDAPKPWIDLSTGISPYPYPLPPFDSEVWTRLPEGSEIDSLRQAAASAYGAEPAQIVPATGTQPLMAALAASVPPAEAAILSPTYQEHARLCMQAGHGVLPFGEWDNLSDAARLVIVVNPNNPTGSLTSRERLLQVADEMERRGGLLVVDEAFMDSVAGAAQFSLAETVEGRRIAVLRSFGKFYGLAGLRLGFAVAGEALANRLTSRLGPWPVSGPAIAVGREALANVHWQNEQRRRLAKAQERLDALLAKSAYRPAGESPLFRTIHDGRADALFQRLGQNGIWVRRFEQDPNMLRLGLPASEIAWERLAESLRR
- a CDS encoding MotA/TolQ/ExbB proton channel family protein; the encoded protein is MNIISLFAPIRSFLALGGPVVAILAIISVISLALILLKLTGFGHARIGQTSRARHAIALYRQGKAAEAEAYAAKGRSGAAQAVALALAMQRDTRFSKTQIEEEIARFATEHLHKHQSGFRFLDAVVQIAPLLGLFGTVLGMIEAFQKLQQAGNSVDPSILAGGIWVALLTTAAGLAVAMPVSVILTFLEQRLENDRVAIETLATEVLAPQLPSISGANSNADGSARLSGQAAHAY
- the rirA gene encoding iron-responsive transcriptional regulator RirA is translated as MRLTKQTNYAIRMMMYCTADPDGLSRIPDIAKSAEVPELYLFKILKPLVEAGLMKTVRGRKGGVCLARPAEEITLFDIVRVTEEGFFMADCFEEGDTHCPLVDHCSLNAALREALNAFLEVLSRHTLAELVRQKPELTDLFGLRVA
- a CDS encoding ExbD/TolR family protein, with product MRIDAAIRRRKRMSMTSLIDVIFLLLLFFMLSSTFSRFAEVPIGSAGNAGTGANRPDIVATIDAEGVQINGEQVPADRIADRLASLREAGAASATLFTRDGATSQTLVATLERFRASGIETALAR
- a CDS encoding ExbD/TolR family protein, which gives rise to MVKLNPPYTKPREADSTIALINIVFLMLIFFLIAGTLTPPVDRALDPVTTEEATPGAPPDALAIGADGTMTWRGQPVTLEETLAAHERSGIGADAPLRILVDQSLPAPDLVDRLAELRRAGLTNLVLVTEREQN
- a CDS encoding cobyric acid synthase; the protein is MFQGTGSDVGKSLIVAGLCRALKRRGLAVRPFKPQNMSNNAAVTIDGGEIGRAQALQARACGVPSHTDFNPVLLKPQGGNGSQIVVQGRVRGTAKAAEYQSLKPGLMSSVMESFSRLKETADIVLVEGAGSAAEINLRAGDIANMGFARQADVPVVLIGDIDRGGVIASLVGTKAVIDMADAAQICGFLVNRFRGDPSLFDAGIKEIEQRTGWRSFGLIPHYEDAARLPAEDALALRARVKEKAEATLNIAMIALPSISNFDDFDPLAAEPDVNLLRIAPHEALPAHLDCVILPGSKATLSDLSVLHESGLLHDIIAHSRRGGAIVGLCGGYQMLGRSISDPAGAEGGPERLEGLGLLDLETVIATEKRLSEVHGRSRDGDLPLDGYEMHMGTTDGPDRGRPFAYLSDGTEEGAVSADGRIIGTYLHGIFANDAFRKAFLRRLGGDSRLPAFEQGVEAALDGLADHLELHCDIDGLLHNAR